One Pygocentrus nattereri isolate fPygNat1 chromosome 23, fPygNat1.pri, whole genome shotgun sequence genomic window carries:
- the arhgap35b gene encoding rho GTPase-activating protein 35, which translates to MMAKKQDSRAPTYNLVVVGLSGTEKEKGQCGVGKSCLCNRFVRPSADDFHLDHTSVLSTSDFGGRVVNNDHFLFWGEVERALEDGTECRMHVVEQTEFIDDQTFQPHRSTALQPYIKRAASTKLASAEKLMYFCTDQLGLEQDFEQKQMPEGKLQVDGFLLCVDVSRGMNRNFDDQMKFVTNLYNHLGKTKKPVVLVLTKCDEGVERYIKDSHTFAITKKNLQVVETSARSNVNVDLAFLTLIQLIDKGRGKPKIIPYFEALKHQSQLIATAKDRYEWLVNHIVKNHNETWPNVSRRMQTAPEYKEYFFLEGTAKAKKLFQQHIHRLKQEHIERRRKGYLSTLPLALSSLVSELDEIEHLSWSGVQKVLESKKDFDHWFVVLEDAPWEDTPHLDNMEDERIPFDVLDTTAAEIIFDAHLEHLRNESRRAEMRHEFKMKLASSPFVTPGKPWEEARSFIMNEDFYQWLDEPEYLDIYNRHQKVIIDRAKEDFQELLLEYSELFYELEVDAKPSKEKMGAIQEVLGEEQRFKALQKLQAERDALVLKHIHFVYHPTKDTCPSCPHCVDNKIEQTLALCFPTRYPSFGKSHMNDSKADRINLVILGKDGLARELANEIRALCSNDDRYVLEGKLYELILRPIEGNVRLPVNSFHTATFTPHGCLCLYNSKESLSYVVESIEKLRESTLGRRENHIAQLPLSLLLVTKRGVGALSDIGGETAQTLISQGQQVAIKLQCNFLEPASPGSGYGRNVNERQINQVLKCLLDSRRNAVFRSSSPPPPPLPPSIRDLQQDQSPEADLRIVMCLMCGDSYDVDQLLAPFLLPQHCRPTSPHSSGTSVLLEQTVSGHRQTIELSLLSYHASFTMRKSRLVHGYVAVYSARRKASFETLCAFLCEVSDIIPVQLIAVGETQAELTDSDFARELLTQGEDLAHEIEGRFASVICGPGGVVGGLHRVDLLQPFFMEVLEKKTLVEATHMYDNVAEACSVNENVYSPQCGSPSPVTMLLDSEEDMEASPPYHDGTLTSHSGFRLPDLDSGDTFSVISELTTFENKLNNKVPLQVRPRPSVTFDLRKHNFNPYTDPVSHRRSLTSNVTWPPGGDGIYDPSDYAEPMDAVSKPRPSHEESIYSVPHDSTQGKIITIRNSNRMHSNGGGNGSDSEGDGSSLERRRKFSTAGVKPRLYRDRSKRLGKFSNFRTSFSIGSDDELGVLPKTKEDEVTVLKGESLIEEGEDPKKRNILRSLRRPGKKARPKPRHSISKPLESTYFGVPLVNVVSPDRPIPLFIDKCIRFIEATGLTTEGIYRVSGNKAEMESMQRQFEQDHGLDLVEKDFTINTVAGALKSFFSELPEPLVPYGAQVELVEAFKINDREQRLQTMKDVLRRFPRENYEVFKHVMSHLNKVSQWNRVNLMTSENLSICFWPTLMRPDFTTMDALTATRTYQTIIESFIHQCAFFFYNQAPAESPTGPFGAPGPLVPSALPPSPTAAPTCVPPPSHFSPLLQSPPNSPPQSPHTVPPEPQTL; encoded by the exons ATGATGGCTAAAAAGCAAGATTCGCGAGCGCCCACCTACAACCTGGTTGTTGTTGGTCTGTCGGgcactgagaaagaaaaaggccaGTGTGGAGTTGGGAAATCTTGCCTTTGTAATCGCTTTGTCCGACCTAGCGCAGATGACTTTCATCTTGATCACACGTCAGTGTTAAGCACCAGTGATTTTGGTGGCCGAGTCGTCAACAATGACCATTTCTTGTTCTGGGGAGAGGTGGAGCGAGCTTTGGAAGATGGCACCGAGTGCAGGATGCATGTTGTCGAGCAGACAGAGTTTATTGATGACCAGACATTTCAGCCACACCGTAGCACAGCATTACAGCCTTACATCAAAAGAGCTGCATCCACAAAACTGGCATCTGCAGAAAAACTCATGTATTTCTGCACTGACCAGTTGGGGTTGGAACAGGACTTTGAGCAAAAACAAATGCCTGAAGGGAAGCTGCAGGTCGATGGCTTTCTTCTGTGTGTTGATGTAAGTCGAGGGATGAACCGCAACTTTGATGACCAAATGAAGTTTGTCACCAACCTGTATAATCACCTAGGCAAGACAAAAAAGCCTGTTGTGCTGGTTCTGACCAAGTGTGATGAAGGTGTGGAGCGATACATTAAGGACTCTCATACATTTGCTATCACTAAGAAGAACTTGCAGGTTGTTGAGACATCAGCTCGGTCTAATGTCAATGTGGACTTGGCTTTCCTTACTCTGATTCAACTCATTGATAAGGGGAGGGGCAAGCCTAAGATAATACCTTATTTTGAGGCACTGAAGCATCAGAGTCAACTAATTGCCACTGCAAAGGATCGCTATGAATGGTTGGTGAACCACATAGTGAAGAATCACAACGAGACATGGCCCAATGTTAGCCGACGCATGCAGACAGCACCAGAATACAAAGAATACTTCTTTTTAGAAGGTACAGCAAAGGCAAAAAAGCTTTTCCAGCAGCATATTCATCGACTTAAACAGGAGCACATTGAGAGACGTCGTAAGGGCTACTTAAGTACTCTCCCCTTGGCCTTGAGTTCCTTAGTATCTGAACTAGATGAAATTGAGCATTTGAGCTGGTCTGGAGTACAGAAGGTGCTTGAGTCCAAAAAGGACTTTGACCATTGGTTTGTTGTGCTAGAGGATGCACCATGGGAGGACACACCACATCTTGACAATATGGAAGATGAGCGCATTCCCTTTGATGTGCTGGACACGACTGCAGCAGAAATCATCTTTGATGCACACCTCGAACATCTGCGCAACGAGAGCAGGCGTGCCGAGATGCGACATGAGTTTAAGATGAAACTGGCTTCTTCACCCTTTGTCACACCTGGGAAGCCATGGGAAGAGGCACGCAGCTTCATTATGAATGAAGACTTCTACCAGTGGCTAGATGAGCCAGAATACTTGGACATCTACAACAGGCATCAGAAGGTGATCATTGACAGGGCAAAGGAGGATTTCCAGGAACTTCTGCTAGAGTATTCTGAGCTTTTCTATGAACTAGAAGTGGATGCCAAGCCAAGTAAGGAAAAGATGGGAGCAATTCAGGAAGTACTTGGGGAAGAACAGCGCTTCAAGGCTTTGCAGAAACTGCAGGCAGAAAGAGATGCTTTAGTATTGAAACACATCCACTTTGTTTATCATCCAACCAAGGATACCTGCCCTAGCTGCCCACACTGTGTTGACAACAAGATTGAGCAAACCTTGGCCTTATGCTTCCCTACACGTTACCCATCCTTCGGAAAGTCTCACATGAATGACAGCAAAGCAGATAGGATCAACCTTGTCATCTTGGGAAAAGATGGTTTAGCAAGAGAGCTAGCTAATGAGATTCGAGCTTTGTGTAGCAATGATGACCGCTACGTGCTTGAAGGTAAACTATATGAGCTAATACTTAGGCCCATTGAGGGCAATGTGAGGCTTCCTGTCAACTCCTTCCATACAGCCACCTTCACACCTCATGGGTGCCTGTGTTTGTACAATTCAAAGGAATCTTTGTCTTACGTTGTGGAAAGTATTGAAAAGTTGCGTGAGTCTACGCTTGGCAGGAGGGAAAACCACATAGCACaacttcccctctctctcttgttagTCACTAAAAGAGGTGTGGGAGCATTGAGTGACATTGGTGGGGAGACTGCACAAACCCTAATCTCTCAGGGTCAGCAGGTTGCTATAAAACTACAGTGTAACTTTTTGGAACCTGCGTCTCCTGGCTCGGGCTATGGGCGTAATGTGAATGAAAGACAGATAAACCAGGTCCTAAAGTGTCTTCTGGACTCAAGGAGGAATGCCGTATTCCGCAGCAGttccccacccccaccacctcTGCCTCCAAGTATCAGAGATTTACAGCAGGACCAGAGTCCAGAGGCAGACTTGCGTATCGTCATGTGCCTAATGTGTGGAGACTCCTATGATGTAGACCAACTTCTTGCGCCCTTCTTGCTTCCTCAGCATTGCAGGCCAACCTCTCCCCATTCCAGTGGTACTTCAGTGCTTCTGGAGCAAACAGTCAGTGGTCACAGACAGACAATTGAGCTGTCCCTACTGTCATATCATGCTTCTTTTACCATGCGCAAGAGTCGGCTGGTACATGGGTATGTAGCCGTTTACTCTGCTCGTCGTAAGGCCTCATTTGAAACCTTGTGTGCCTTCCTCTGTGAGGTTTCGGACATCATTCCAGTCCAGCTGATAGCTGTGGGAGAAACCCAGGCAGAGCTCACAGACTCTGACTTTGCGCGAGAGCTGCTGACCCAGGGTGAGGATCTGGCACATGAAATCGAGGGACGTTTTGCCAGTGTGATCTGTGGACCAGGTGGAGTTGTTGGAGGACTGCACAGAGTAGACCTTCTACAACCATTCTTCATGGAGGTCTTGGAGAAGAAGACCCTGGTGGAGGCCACTCATATGTACGATAATGTTGCAGAAGCCTGTAGCGTGAATGAGAATGTGTATTCACCCCAGTGTGGTTCCCCTAGCCCTGTCACAATGCTGTTAGATTCTGAGGAGGACATGGAAGCCTCCCCGCCTTACCACGATGGCACCCTCACCTCTCATAGTGGATTCAGATTGCCTGACCTCGATTCAGGTGACACGTTCTCTGTCATCTCTGAACTTACCACCTTTGAGAACAAGCTGAACAACAAAGTCCCTCTACAGGTGAGGCCCAGACCCAGTGTTACCTTTGACCTCAGAAAGCACAACTTTAATCCCTACACGGACCCAGTCAGCCATCGGCGATCCCTTACCTCAAATGTGACCTGGCCTCCTGGTGGGGATGGAATCTATGATCCTTCGGACTACGCTGAGCCAATGGACGCAGTTTCCAAGCCTCGACCCAGCCACGAAGAGAGCATCTATTCAGTGCCACATGACAGCACACAGGGTAAGATAATCACGATTCGGAATTCCAACAGGATGCATTCTAATGGAGGAGGCAATGGCTCTGACAGCGAAGGGGATGGCAGCTCTTTGGAGCGCCGACGCAAGTTCTCTACGGCAGGAGTTAAGCCACGGCTGTACCGGGATCGTTCCAAACGTCTGGGCAAGTTCAGTAACTTTCGCACCAGTTTTTCCATTGGTAGTGATGATGAGCTTGGCGTCCTTCCAAAGACGAAGGAGGATGAAGTGACTGTGCTGAAGGGAGAATCACTTATTGAGGAAGGCGAAGATCCCAAGAAAAGAAACATTCTGAGGAGCCTTCGGCGACCAGGCAAA aaagCCAGACCAAAGCCTCGACACTCAATCTCTAAACCTCTGGAAAGTACTTATTTTGGGGTGCCTTTGGTTAATGTTGTGTCTCCTGACAGACCCATACCACTGTTCATCGACAAATGTATCCGCTTCATTGAGGCCACAG GTTTGACTACCGAAGGTATTTACAGAGTCAGTGGGAACAAGGCTGAGATGGAAAGCATGCAGAGACAGTTTGAGCAGG ATCATGGCCTGGACCTGGTAGAGAAGGACTTCACAATAAACACGGTCGCAGGAGCTCTAAAGAGCTTTTTCTCCGAGCTGCCTGAGCCACTGGTCCCATATGGTGCACAAGTAGAGCTGGTGGAGGCTTTCA AGATAAATGATCGAGAGCAGAGGCTGCAGACCATGAAGGACGTGCTGAGAAGGTTTCCCCGCGAGAACTACGAAGTTTTCAAACACGTCATGAGCCACCTGAACAA GGTCAGCCAGTGGAACAGGGTGAACCTAATGACCAGTGAGAacctgtccatctgtttctggcCCACGCTGATGCGACCCGACTTCACCACCATGGATGCCCTGACGGCCACACGCACCTACCAGACAATCATTGAGAGCTTCATCCACCAGTGCGCGTTCTTCTTCTACAACCAGGCCCCTGCCGAATCTCCCACGGGACCCTTCGGGGCTCCGGGACCGCTGGTGCCCTCCGCTCTGCCCCCATCACCCACTGCCGCCCCGACGTGTGTCCCCCCGCCTTCACACTTCAGCCCCCTGCTGCAGTCTCCCCCCAACTCACCCCCGCAAAGCCCCCACACTGTCCCACCAGAGCCACAGACACTGTGA
- the LOC108437036 gene encoding tripartite motif-containing protein 16-like protein yields the protein MASISVDHDQFSCPVCLDLLKDPVTINCGHSFCKVCINGCWDQDDQRGVYSCPQCRETFTPRPVLRRNNMLAEVVEKLKKTELRAAPPAPRYAGPGDVECDFCTGRKLKAIKSCLTCLNQLKEIQSKFQQRIQEKQKEQQELKQAVKTLKRCAQSAVEDSERIFTELIRSIEKKRSEVTKLIRAQEEAKLSGAEELLEKLEQEIADLQRRRTELEQLSHTEDHIHFLQSFQSLCVSSGSEDSPSITVHQHLSFDGVRRSLSELKERLEKFYREEFSKIPPHAVQILPSEPNNREDFLQYFCQLTLDPKTAHPHLILSEKNRVVTFSNEVQSYSDHPERFDCWDQVLCKESLSGRCYWEVEWSSDGGFVFISVSYKGISRKGRGIDCVFGRNSQSWSLLVSPSLTFWHNNIQTEISGPSSSRIGVYVDHSAGTLSFYSVSDTMTLLHTVHTTFTQPLYAGFAVGVRSSVRLCDK from the exons ATGGCCAGTATTTCAGTAGATCACGAccagttcagctgtccagtctgTCTGGATCTTCTGAAGGATCCAGTGACCATCAACTGTGGACACAGTTTCTGTAAGGTGTGTATTAATGGCTGCTGGGATCAAGATGATCAGAGGGGGGTCTACAGCTGCCCCCAGTGCAGAGAGACTTTCACTCCAAGGCCTGTTCTACGCAGAAACAACATGCTGGCTGAAGTGgtggagaaactgaagaagaCAGAACTCCGAGCTGCTCCTCCTGCTCCCCGTTACGCTGGACCTGGAGATGTGGAGTGTGATTTCTGCACTGGGAGAAAACTCAAAGCCATCAAGTCCTGTCTGACGTGTCTA AATCAGCTGAAGGAGATTCAGAGTAAATTCCAGCAGAGAATCcaggagaaacagaaggagcAGCAGGAGCTGAAACAGGCTGTGAAGACTCTTAAG CGCTGTGCTCAGTCAGCAGtggaggacagtgagaggatcTTTACTGAACTGATCCGCTCCATTGAGAAAAAGCGCTCTGAGGTAACAAAGCTGATCAGAGCTCAGGAGGAGGCTAAACTGAGTGGAGCTGAAGAACTCCTGGAGAAACTGGAGCAGGAGATCGCTGATCTACAGAGGCGACGtactgagctggagcagctttCACACACAGAGGATCACATCCATTTCCTCCAG AGTTTccagtctctctgtgtctcttctgGATCTGAGGACTCACCCAGCATCACTGTCCATCAGCACCTCTCATTTGATGGAGTGAGGAGATCTCTCTCTGAGCTGAAGGAGCGACTAGAGAAGTTCTACAGAGAGGAGTTCAGTAAAATCCCTCCTCATG CAGTTCAGATTTTACCCTCAGAACCAAACAACAGAGaagattttctgcagt atttCTGTCAGCTGACTCTGGATCCTAAAACAGCACATCCTCACCTCATTCTGTCTGAGAAGAACAGAGTGGTGACGTTCAGTAATGAAGTCCAGTCATACTCTGACCATCCAGAGAGATTTGACTGCTGGGATCAGGTGTTGTGTAAGGAGAGTCTGAgtggacgctgttactgggaggttGAGTGGAGCAGTGATGGAGGATTTGTGTTCATATCAGTCTCATATAAAGGGATCAGCAGGAAAGGACGGGGTATTGATTGTGTGTTTGGACGCAACAGTCAGTCCTGGAGTCTGCTGGTTTCTCCGTCTCTCACTTTCTGGCACAACAACATTCAGACTGAGATCTCAGGACCATCATCCTCCAGAATAGGAGTGTATGTGGATCACAGTGCAGGaactctgtccttctacagcgtCTCTGACACAATGACCCTCCTCCACACAGTCCACACCACATTCACTCAGCCGCTCTACGCCGGGTTCGCGGTTGGTGTTAGATCATCTGTGAGATTATGtgataaataa